Proteins found in one Amycolatopsis aidingensis genomic segment:
- the yczR gene encoding MocR-like transcription factor YczR, giving the protein MNQQVPPGGRISGPRLASLLGAWRRGGSRRGAGDLAAAVELQVLDGQLPLGTRLPAERELAEALGVSRTLVATALDQLRAAGVVASRRGSGSWVTAPGGGGLPPAPRSGEDLIDLARAAPPAVPGLLAAVDVARRELCAELTGHGYTGSGLLVLRERIAQRYTARGLPTTPGQIMITNGGHHGFVLALRMLVGPGDRVLVEQPTYPNAVEAIRSAHGVPVPVGVNGGVDGGADEGAGGWDLDGLEAALRQAAPRLGYFIVDFHNPTGLRLDTEGRRRLGAALARTRTPVVVDECLAELDLMGDPLDGPAPLGAFGGDWVISVGTAAKTHWGGLRLGWLRASEELISRVQATRYALDLGSPVFEQLVLAELLADPEPMLRRRREELRTQRDELAAAVRRECPDWTFLLPGGGLSLWCRLPERMSTRLAVAAGNHGVQVVPGSRFAAHGGLESWLRLPYTQPADRLWDAVRRLSAAASSLRAGGEPGPGWDVPVA; this is encoded by the coding sequence ATGAATCAGCAGGTTCCGCCGGGCGGACGGATATCAGGGCCCAGATTGGCCTCGTTGTTGGGTGCCTGGCGTCGTGGTGGCTCGCGGCGCGGCGCCGGAGACCTCGCGGCGGCCGTGGAGCTACAGGTGCTGGACGGCCAGCTGCCGCTGGGCACCCGGCTGCCGGCGGAACGCGAGCTGGCCGAGGCGCTCGGCGTCAGCCGCACCCTGGTCGCGACGGCACTGGACCAGCTGCGCGCTGCTGGTGTCGTCGCCAGCAGGCGGGGCTCCGGGTCCTGGGTGACCGCGCCCGGTGGTGGCGGCCTGCCGCCCGCGCCGCGCTCCGGGGAGGACCTGATCGACCTGGCGCGGGCGGCGCCGCCCGCCGTGCCCGGCCTGCTGGCGGCCGTGGACGTGGCCCGCCGCGAGCTGTGCGCGGAGCTGACCGGGCACGGCTACACCGGCAGCGGCCTGCTGGTGCTGCGGGAGCGGATCGCGCAGCGGTACACCGCCCGTGGCCTGCCGACAACGCCTGGTCAGATCATGATCACCAATGGTGGTCACCACGGTTTCGTGCTGGCCCTGCGCATGCTGGTCGGTCCGGGGGACCGGGTGCTGGTGGAACAGCCGACCTACCCGAACGCGGTGGAGGCGATCCGGTCCGCCCACGGCGTCCCGGTGCCGGTCGGGGTGAACGGCGGGGTGGACGGTGGGGCGGACGAGGGCGCAGGCGGCTGGGACCTGGACGGATTGGAGGCGGCGCTGCGCCAGGCCGCCCCCCGGCTGGGCTACTTCATCGTGGACTTCCACAACCCGACCGGGCTGCGGCTGGACACCGAGGGCCGCAGGCGGCTGGGCGCCGCGCTGGCCCGCACCCGCACTCCGGTGGTGGTCGACGAGTGCCTCGCCGAGCTGGACCTGATGGGTGATCCGCTGGACGGTCCGGCCCCGCTCGGTGCCTTCGGCGGCGACTGGGTGATCAGCGTGGGCACCGCGGCCAAGACTCACTGGGGCGGGCTGCGGCTGGGCTGGCTGCGTGCCTCGGAGGAGCTGATCTCCCGGGTGCAGGCCACCCGCTACGCGCTGGACCTGGGGTCGCCGGTGTTCGAGCAGCTGGTGCTGGCCGAGCTGCTCGCCGACCCCGAGCCGATGCTGCGGCGACGCAGGGAGGAACTGCGCACGCAGCGGGACGAGCTGGCCGCCGCGGTGCGCCGGGAATGCCCGGACTGGACCTTCCTGCTGCCCGGCGGCGGACTGTCCCTGTGGTGCCGGCTGCCCGAGCGGATGAGCACCCGGCTGGCGGTGGCCGCCGGTAACCACGGTGTCCAGGTGGTGCCGGGCTCCCGGTTCGCTGCGCACGGCGGGCTGGAGAGCTGGTTGCGGTTGCCGTACACCCAGCCAGCGGACCGCCTGTGGGACGCGGTCCGCAGGCTGAGCGCGGCGGCGAGCTCGTTGCGGGCCGGTGGCGAGCCGGGCCCTGGCTGGGACGTACCGGTGGCCTAG
- the yczE gene encoding membrane protein YczE, giving the protein MAQSDLHPVRVSVAPARRLPQLAGGLILYGISMALMTRAGLGLDPWNVLHEGLMKRTGLSFGTVTALASVLALLLWIPLRQRPGVGTVANIVIIAVVVDLARLVLPPQHAFGWQVSLLLGGVLLNALATATYVGARLGPGPRDGLMTGLSRRTGRSIRLIRTCIELTVVAAGWLLGGTLGAGTVLYALAIGPLTQAFLRRVTWRERPVNLPADGSVPCAA; this is encoded by the coding sequence GTGGCTCAATCAGATCTGCATCCGGTACGCGTGTCCGTCGCCCCCGCCCGCCGGCTACCCCAGCTGGCGGGCGGCCTGATCCTCTACGGGATCAGCATGGCGCTGATGACCAGGGCGGGCCTCGGCCTCGACCCGTGGAACGTGCTGCACGAGGGCCTGATGAAACGGACCGGGCTGAGTTTCGGCACGGTCACCGCGCTCGCCTCGGTGCTCGCGCTGCTGCTGTGGATACCGCTGCGGCAACGGCCCGGGGTGGGCACGGTGGCCAACATCGTGATCATCGCGGTGGTCGTCGACCTCGCCAGGCTGGTGCTGCCCCCGCAGCATGCCTTCGGCTGGCAGGTGTCCCTGCTGCTCGGTGGCGTGCTGCTGAACGCCCTCGCCACCGCGACCTATGTCGGCGCGCGGCTCGGACCCGGCCCGCGGGACGGGCTGATGACCGGGCTGAGCAGGCGCACCGGCCGGTCGATCCGGCTGATCCGCACCTGCATCGAGCTGACGGTGGTCGCGGCCGGCTGGCTGCTTGGCGGCACCCTCGGCGCGGGCACCGTGCTGTACGCGCTGGCCATCGGCCCGCTCACGCAGGCCTTCCTGCGCAGGGTGACCTGGCGGGAACGGCCGGTCAACCTGCCTGCCGACGGGTCAGTGCCCTGCGCAGCGTGA
- a CDS encoding Clp protease N-terminal domain-containing protein, with protein sequence MFERFTRDARQVVIDAQAEAVEQEALEIDTTHLLLGLLGPMEGLLADLGVRPERLRAEVLKVRRRGGITDTDAAALGELGIDVEQIVDRVERVHGENALAGRVVEPKRRRWFGQRPHRPFATEAKHALEQSLREALDLRDRHIGPEHLLLALAARPGPVADVLAACGADHVTLRRALTRRQAG encoded by the coding sequence ATGTTCGAGCGGTTCACCCGCGACGCGCGGCAGGTGGTCATCGACGCACAGGCCGAGGCGGTCGAGCAGGAGGCACTCGAGATCGACACCACGCACCTGCTGCTCGGCCTGCTCGGACCGATGGAGGGGCTGCTGGCCGACCTCGGGGTGCGGCCGGAGCGGCTGCGCGCGGAGGTGCTGAAGGTGCGGCGCAGGGGCGGGATCACCGACACCGATGCGGCGGCGCTCGGCGAACTCGGCATCGACGTGGAGCAGATCGTCGACAGGGTGGAACGGGTGCACGGGGAGAACGCCCTGGCGGGCCGGGTGGTGGAGCCGAAGCGGCGCCGGTGGTTCGGCCAGCGCCCGCACCGGCCGTTCGCCACCGAGGCCAAGCACGCCCTGGAGCAGAGCCTGCGCGAGGCGCTCGACCTGCGGGACCGGCACATCGGCCCGGAGCACCTGCTGCTCGCGCTCGCCGCCCGGCCGGGCCCGGTTGCCGATGTGCTGGCCGCGTGCGGGGCGGACCACGTCACGCTGCGCAGGGCACTGACCCGTCGGCAGGCAGGTTGA
- a CDS encoding helix-turn-helix domain-containing protein: MSEVTDLAAMVGDRDPQVGLRAVAALRRLLEQLEAVQVRSARVQGWSWQEIATELGVSRQAVHKKYGR, from the coding sequence ATGAGTGAGGTAACCGATCTGGCCGCCATGGTCGGCGATCGTGATCCCCAGGTGGGGCTGCGCGCCGTCGCCGCGCTACGCAGGCTGCTCGAACAACTCGAGGCCGTGCAGGTGCGCAGCGCGCGGGTGCAGGGCTGGTCGTGGCAGGAGATCGCGACCGAGCTGGGCGTCAGCAGGCAAGCGGTGCACAAGAAGTACGGGAGGTAG
- a CDS encoding DUF998 domain-containing protein, translated as MRDMRAREAEVAGELTGRTRSWLVSSTAAIGWAAFTMVILHIVSSHDPIRDTISSYAITDRGGGMLEASVLSLAIGSLALLGALLSSGAEPPRTARILLLSWAAGLITAALFPASFTASTDPATGEIHQYASLIAFLSLPGVGFSLADRLREVPELARTRMLLRRLTALSVLSLAVFGLSYVAADFPGAPVLAQISAVLPVGLAQRVALLADLALLAGLSLLAVRTARLRQPEPA; from the coding sequence ATGCGGGACATGCGGGCGCGGGAAGCCGAGGTTGCCGGGGAGCTGACGGGCAGAACGCGATCGTGGCTGGTCTCCTCGACGGCCGCGATCGGCTGGGCCGCGTTCACCATGGTCATCCTGCACATCGTCAGCTCGCACGACCCGATCCGGGACACCATCTCCAGCTACGCCATCACTGATCGCGGCGGCGGCATGCTGGAGGCCAGCGTGCTCTCCCTCGCGATCGGCTCGCTGGCCCTGCTCGGGGCGCTGCTGTCCAGCGGGGCCGAACCCCCGCGCACCGCCCGGATCCTGTTGCTGAGCTGGGCGGCCGGGCTGATCACGGCAGCGTTGTTCCCGGCCAGCTTCACCGCGAGCACCGACCCGGCAACCGGCGAGATCCACCAGTACGCCAGCCTGATCGCCTTCCTCAGCCTGCCAGGGGTCGGCTTCTCGCTGGCCGACCGGCTGCGCGAGGTGCCGGAGCTGGCGCGTACCCGCATGCTGCTGCGGCGGCTCACCGCGCTGAGCGTGCTCAGCCTCGCGGTCTTCGGCCTCAGCTATGTGGCCGCCGACTTCCCCGGCGCCCCGGTGCTGGCCCAGATCTCGGCCGTGCTGCCGGTCGGCCTCGCCCAGCGGGTCGCGTTGCTCGCCGATCTCGCCCTGCTGGCCGGGCTGTCCCTGCTGGCGGTGCGGACCGCGCGGCTACGGCAACCGGAGCCCGCCTAG
- a CDS encoding amidase family protein: MDSNGLTGLVAALRAGGTTSVAVTERILEGAREHADRCAYVALDAERARQAARQADTASAAERERPLHGVPVAVKDNIHVAGLPNTAGTPALAEFVPATDATVVRRLRAAGAFVLGKTAMHELAFGITSAFSAHPPVRNAVDARYVAGGSSGGSAVAVACGAPAALGTDTGGSVRIPAALNGVCGLRPSTGRYPGDGVTPLSTSRDTVGPMAGSVADLALLDGVLAAEDRPVVPAKRPRLGVPRDYFTEPLAPETAAAFASALDRLREQGVTVLDVPAPGFDGAEAEVGLPIVNHEARHALTAYLAEHLPGLSFAELAARIAATDVRALFESAVLADSPGAVAPADYQAALTQGRDRLRAAYRELFHAHQLDALIFPTTPCRAVPVEQAGGPVELDGRPAPEFPTFIRNTGPGSITGLPGLTVPLPATGGLPVGLALDGWLGEDRALLGVGLTVQRLLG; the protein is encoded by the coding sequence ATGGACTCCAATGGGCTAACCGGCCTGGTCGCGGCGCTGCGAGCGGGCGGTACCACCAGCGTGGCCGTCACCGAGCGGATCCTGGAAGGCGCACGGGAGCACGCGGACCGCTGCGCCTATGTGGCACTGGACGCCGAGCGCGCGCGGCAGGCCGCGCGGCAGGCGGATACCGCCTCCGCGGCGGAGCGGGAGCGGCCGCTGCACGGCGTGCCGGTGGCGGTGAAGGACAACATCCATGTCGCAGGCCTGCCGAATACCGCGGGCACGCCCGCACTGGCCGAGTTCGTCCCCGCCACCGACGCCACCGTGGTGCGGCGGCTGCGCGCGGCGGGGGCATTCGTGCTCGGCAAGACCGCGATGCACGAACTCGCCTTCGGGATCACCAGCGCCTTCTCGGCCCATCCCCCGGTGCGCAACGCCGTCGACGCGCGGTACGTCGCCGGCGGCAGCAGCGGCGGCAGTGCCGTGGCGGTGGCCTGCGGGGCACCAGCGGCGCTGGGCACGGACACCGGCGGCTCGGTCCGGATCCCGGCCGCGCTGAACGGCGTGTGCGGGCTGCGGCCGAGCACCGGGCGGTACCCGGGTGACGGGGTCACCCCGCTGTCCACCAGCAGGGACACCGTGGGGCCGATGGCGGGTTCGGTGGCCGACCTTGCACTGCTGGACGGTGTGCTGGCCGCCGAAGACCGCCCGGTGGTTCCCGCCAAGCGGCCGCGGCTGGGCGTGCCGCGCGACTACTTCACCGAGCCGCTGGCCCCGGAGACCGCCGCGGCCTTCGCCTCGGCCCTTGACCGGCTACGCGAGCAGGGTGTCACCGTGCTGGATGTGCCCGCCCCTGGGTTCGACGGCGCGGAGGCCGAGGTCGGCCTGCCGATCGTGAACCACGAGGCCCGGCACGCGCTGACCGCCTACCTCGCCGAGCATCTGCCAGGGCTGAGCTTCGCCGAACTCGCCGCGCGGATCGCCGCGACGGACGTACGCGCGCTGTTCGAGTCGGCGGTACTGGCGGACTCGCCGGGCGCGGTGGCCCCCGCCGACTATCAGGCCGCGCTGACCCAGGGCAGGGACCGGCTGCGGGCGGCGTACCGGGAGCTGTTCCATGCGCACCAGCTGGACGCGCTCATCTTCCCGACCACGCCGTGCCGCGCGGTACCGGTTGAGCAGGCGGGCGGCCCGGTCGAGCTGGACGGCAGGCCCGCGCCGGAGTTCCCGACCTTCATCCGCAACACCGGCCCTGGCAGCATCACCGGGCTGCCCGGCCTGACCGTTCCGCTGCCTGCGACTGGCGGCCTGCCGGTGGGCCTGGCCCTGGACGGCTGGCTGGGCGAGGACCGCGCGCTGCTCGGCGTCGGCCTGACCGTGCAGCGGCTGCTGGGCTGA
- a CDS encoding amidase yields the protein MGLGTDIAFAGLAGQADLLAAGEVSSAELTTAALARIERAQPELNAFRVLRPDAALCEAEAADWRLAAGERAPLLGVPVAIKDDVHIAGLPTAFGCAGDFPAARADSAVVGALKRAGAVIVGKTNTPEIGQWPFTEGLAFGATRNPWHTGHTPGGSSGGSAAAVAAGLVAAALGSDGAGSVRIPAAWTNLVGIKTQRGLVPTGPDTELFNGLTVHGPLARTVVDAALLLDVVAGTGDRHLAAARREPGRLRIGLSTRIPFTATPTGLDPVVRAAVTGLAERLAGLGHEVVRAEPRYGLIGLDFLPRSLAGVRDWVARVPDVSELDPRTQGNARTGVLLAGPALGLARRAEPVLRKQVGAVFRRVDVLLAPTTATPPPRIGAFEGLSNWRTDQAMIAACPYAWPWNVLGWPGVNVPAGPTGDGLPLGAQLLGPAGSEERLVSLAAQLESVQRWAERRPPSWSG from the coding sequence ATGGGGCTCGGCACCGATATCGCGTTCGCAGGCCTCGCCGGGCAGGCCGACCTGCTCGCCGCGGGCGAGGTGAGTTCGGCCGAGCTGACCACCGCCGCGCTCGCCCGGATCGAGCGGGCACAGCCCGAGCTGAACGCCTTCCGGGTACTCCGGCCGGATGCCGCGCTGTGCGAGGCCGAGGCCGCCGACTGGCGGCTGGCAGCGGGCGAGCGGGCGCCGCTGCTCGGGGTGCCGGTGGCGATCAAGGACGACGTGCATATCGCGGGCCTGCCCACCGCCTTCGGCTGCGCGGGGGACTTCCCCGCGGCCAGGGCGGACAGCGCGGTGGTTGGCGCGCTGAAGCGGGCCGGAGCGGTGATCGTCGGCAAGACCAACACCCCGGAGATCGGGCAGTGGCCGTTCACCGAGGGCCTTGCCTTCGGTGCCACCCGCAATCCCTGGCATACCGGGCACACGCCGGGCGGGTCCTCCGGTGGGTCGGCGGCCGCGGTGGCCGCCGGGCTGGTCGCGGCCGCGCTCGGCTCGGACGGTGCAGGCTCGGTGCGCATTCCGGCCGCCTGGACCAATCTGGTGGGCATCAAGACCCAGCGGGGCCTGGTGCCCACCGGGCCGGACACCGAGTTGTTCAACGGGCTCACCGTGCACGGACCGCTGGCCCGCACGGTGGTGGACGCCGCGCTGCTGCTGGACGTCGTCGCGGGTACCGGCGACCGGCACCTGGCGGCGGCACGCCGGGAGCCGGGACGGTTGCGGATCGGGCTGTCCACCCGGATCCCGTTCACCGCCACCCCGACCGGGCTCGACCCGGTGGTGCGCGCGGCGGTCACCGGGCTGGCGGAGCGGCTGGCCGGGCTGGGACATGAGGTGGTCCGGGCCGAGCCGCGGTACGGGTTGATCGGGCTGGACTTCCTGCCCCGGTCGCTTGCCGGGGTGCGGGACTGGGTGGCCAGGGTTCCTGATGTGTCCGAACTGGACCCACGAACCCAGGGCAACGCCCGCACCGGTGTCCTGCTCGCCGGGCCTGCGCTCGGCCTGGCGCGGCGTGCGGAACCGGTGCTGCGCAAGCAGGTCGGCGCGGTGTTCCGGCGGGTCGATGTGCTGCTGGCCCCGACGACGGCCACCCCGCCGCCGCGGATCGGGGCGTTCGAGGGATTGTCCAACTGGCGGACCGACCAAGCGATGATCGCGGCCTGCCCCTATGCCTGGCCGTGGAACGTGCTCGGCTGGCCAGGGGTGAACGTGCCCGCGGGGCCGACCGGGGACGGGCTGCCGCTCGGCGCACAACTGCTCGGGCCCGCCGGCAGCGAGGAGCGGCTGGTCTCGCTGGCAGCGCAGCTGGAGTCGGTGCAGCGCTGGGCGGAGCGTCGTCCGCCATCATGGTCCGGATGA
- a CDS encoding TetR/AcrR family transcriptional regulator codes for MSTREAILRAALRVIGEQGVAGLTNRRIVAAAGVSLGSLTYHFPSQTELLRQAMLLFAEDETRQLGKLVEAHRSEDLTIEGAAAAVERVLEQMTFGTDEIAPLELYLQAGRDPGLRDATDRCFAAYDELAGTILRALGVADPERLAGGVVALIAGLQLRRLATGATSGVPAADALTMLVRGAQS; via the coding sequence ATGAGCACACGTGAGGCGATCCTGCGCGCGGCGCTGCGGGTGATCGGGGAGCAGGGGGTCGCCGGGCTGACCAACCGGCGGATCGTCGCCGCGGCCGGGGTATCGCTCGGCTCACTGACCTACCACTTCCCCAGCCAGACCGAGTTGCTGCGGCAGGCCATGCTGCTGTTCGCCGAGGACGAGACCAGGCAACTGGGCAAGCTGGTCGAGGCGCACCGCAGCGAGGACCTGACGATCGAGGGCGCCGCTGCCGCCGTGGAGCGGGTACTGGAGCAGATGACCTTCGGCACCGACGAGATCGCTCCGCTCGAGCTGTACCTCCAGGCCGGGCGGGACCCCGGGCTGCGGGACGCGACCGACCGCTGCTTCGCGGCCTACGACGAGCTGGCAGGCACGATCCTGCGCGCGCTCGGGGTGGCCGATCCGGAACGCCTCGCCGGGGGCGTGGTGGCGCTGATCGCCGGGTTGCAGCTGCGCAGGCTGGCCACCGGGGCGACCTCGGGGGTGCCTGCGGCTGACGCGCTGACCATGCTGGTCCGCGGCGCCCAGTCCTGA
- a CDS encoding ABC transporter ATP-binding protein, producing MSKTRLRAEGVRLGYGDRVVVDGLDLDVLDGTVTAIIGPNGCGKSTLLRALGRLLAPRSGAVLLDGKRIEKLPTREVARVVGLLPQSPSAPEGLTVADLVTRGRHPHQRWYRQWSADDEQAVATALRLTGMDEHAERVVDQLSGGQRQRAWISMTLAQETSLLLLDEPITYLDLAHQVDVLDLVRRLHVERGTTVVLVLHDLNLAARYADTLVAMRDGRIVARGTPGEVLSERLLAEVFGLEAKVLPDPVAGTPLVVPISAHLRDTE from the coding sequence ATGAGCAAGACCAGGTTGCGGGCCGAGGGAGTCCGGCTCGGCTATGGCGACCGGGTCGTGGTGGATGGCCTCGACCTGGACGTGCTTGACGGGACCGTCACCGCGATCATCGGGCCGAACGGCTGCGGCAAGTCCACCCTGCTGCGGGCCCTCGGCCGGTTGCTCGCCCCCCGCTCGGGGGCGGTGCTGCTGGACGGCAAGCGGATCGAGAAGCTGCCGACCAGGGAGGTGGCCAGGGTGGTCGGGCTGCTGCCGCAGTCGCCGTCCGCCCCGGAGGGCCTGACCGTCGCCGACCTGGTCACCAGGGGCAGGCATCCGCACCAGCGCTGGTACCGGCAGTGGTCCGCGGACGACGAGCAGGCCGTGGCCACGGCCCTGCGGCTGACCGGGATGGACGAGCACGCCGAGCGGGTGGTCGACCAGCTCTCCGGTGGACAGCGGCAGCGGGCGTGGATCTCGATGACCCTGGCGCAGGAGACCTCGCTGCTGCTGCTCGACGAGCCGATCACCTACCTCGACCTCGCGCACCAGGTGGACGTGCTGGACCTGGTGCGCAGGCTGCATGTCGAGCGCGGCACCACGGTGGTGCTGGTGCTGCACGACCTGAACCTGGCCGCCCGCTACGCCGACACCCTGGTGGCCATGCGGGACGGCCGGATCGTGGCAAGGGGAACCCCCGGCGAGGTGCTGTCCGAACGGTTGCTTGCCGAGGTGTTCGGGCTGGAGGCCAAGGTGCTGCCGGATCCGGTCGCCGGAACCCCGCTGGTGGTGCCGATCAGCGCGCACCTGCGCGACACCGAATGA
- a CDS encoding FecCD family ABC transporter permease has translation MKASEDVDTLPGRRVFRLGPAAWAFRPRVPAVVLTGLALLVLVSAVNIGRGSSHIEVLDVLRTLAGGGDRRENGIIFDLRLPRTLTGILVGAGLGLSGAIFQTIARNPLASPDILGITWGAGVGAVGVIVFAGYRGQVSGTAAELGVPLAGLAGGLLAALLLYGLSWRRGIDGYRLVLIGIGLSAVGYNLVYWLLTVGDVDDAARATTWIVGSLANVGWESVGPVALALAVLVPATLICAHTIGGLQFGDETARGLGIRVDAARGTLLLLAACLAAVATAAAGPITFVALATPQIALRLARTERPPLFGSLVLGALLTVAADVAVRLLPGAYGLPVGVLTAILGAPYLIYLFVRSRGKASS, from the coding sequence GTGAAAGCCAGCGAGGACGTCGACACCCTGCCCGGCCGCCGCGTGTTCCGCCTCGGCCCTGCGGCCTGGGCCTTCCGGCCCCGGGTGCCGGCCGTCGTGCTGACCGGGCTCGCCCTGCTGGTGCTGGTATCCGCGGTCAACATCGGCCGGGGCAGCTCGCATATCGAGGTGCTGGACGTGCTGCGCACCCTGGCGGGCGGCGGCGACCGCAGGGAGAACGGGATCATCTTCGACCTGCGGCTGCCGCGCACCCTCACCGGCATCCTGGTCGGCGCCGGACTCGGCCTTTCCGGCGCGATCTTCCAGACCATCGCCCGCAACCCACTGGCCAGCCCGGACATCCTGGGCATCACCTGGGGCGCGGGCGTCGGCGCGGTGGGCGTCATCGTGTTCGCCGGGTACCGCGGGCAGGTCAGCGGGACGGCAGCGGAACTCGGGGTGCCGTTGGCCGGGTTGGCAGGCGGGCTGCTCGCCGCGTTGTTGCTGTACGGGCTGTCCTGGCGGCGCGGCATCGACGGCTACCGGCTGGTGCTGATCGGGATCGGGCTGTCCGCGGTCGGCTACAACCTCGTCTACTGGCTGCTGACCGTCGGCGATGTGGACGACGCCGCCCGCGCCACCACCTGGATCGTCGGCAGCCTCGCGAACGTCGGCTGGGAGTCGGTCGGCCCGGTGGCGCTCGCGCTGGCCGTGCTGGTGCCCGCCACGCTGATCTGCGCGCACACCATCGGCGGGTTGCAGTTCGGCGACGAGACCGCGCGCGGCCTCGGGATCAGGGTGGACGCCGCCCGCGGCACCCTGCTGCTGCTCGCCGCCTGCCTGGCCGCGGTGGCCACCGCGGCCGCAGGGCCGATCACCTTCGTGGCGCTGGCGACCCCGCAGATCGCGCTGCGGCTGGCCCGCACCGAGCGGCCGCCGCTGTTCGGCTCGCTGGTGCTCGGCGCGCTGCTCACCGTGGCCGCGGACGTCGCCGTCCGGTTGCTGCCCGGCGCGTACGGCCTGCCGGTCGGGGTGCTCACCGCGATCCTCGGCGCGCCGTACCTGATCTACCTGTTCGTCCGGAGCCGGGGGAAGGCGAGTTCATGA
- a CDS encoding FecCD family ABC transporter permease, whose product MTATLPGRAGHQQRAPHRRRRLLGLAVLAVALLVAAGLSLAFGARAIPLAGVWDALVRPEGSDADLVVRALRVPRTLLGVLAGVALGVAGALMQGHTRNPIADPGLLGVNQGAAFGIVSAVVVFGVSSLYGFIWFAFAGALVAAVVVFLLGATGGHGSTPVTLALAGAAVNALLYGLIAAIVLGNRQGMEAFRFWRVGSIAGRDFAVAGQVLPFLLLGLLLAVLNTPGLNTLSLGEEVATALGQQVRRARILGVTAITLLTGSAVAACGPIAFLGLIVPHVARAVTGPDHRWLVPFSGLLGAILLLLADVAGRVVSGDTFEVGIMLAVLGAPVFIVLVRGKGLARL is encoded by the coding sequence ATGACCGCCACCCTGCCCGGCCGGGCCGGCCACCAGCAGCGCGCCCCGCACCGGCGGCGCAGGCTGCTGGGCCTTGCGGTGCTGGCGGTCGCCCTGCTGGTTGCTGCCGGGCTCAGCCTGGCCTTCGGCGCCCGCGCCATCCCGCTCGCCGGGGTATGGGATGCCCTGGTGCGGCCGGAGGGCAGCGATGCCGACCTCGTGGTCCGCGCGCTGCGGGTGCCGCGCACCCTGCTCGGTGTGCTGGCCGGGGTCGCGCTCGGCGTGGCCGGCGCGCTGATGCAGGGCCACACCCGTAACCCGATCGCCGACCCCGGCCTGCTCGGGGTCAACCAGGGGGCGGCCTTCGGCATCGTGTCGGCGGTGGTGGTGTTCGGCGTTTCCAGCCTGTACGGCTTCATCTGGTTCGCCTTCGCCGGGGCGCTGGTGGCCGCCGTGGTGGTGTTCCTGCTCGGCGCCACCGGCGGGCACGGCTCCACCCCGGTCACCCTCGCGCTGGCGGGCGCCGCGGTGAACGCCCTGCTGTACGGGCTGATCGCGGCGATCGTGCTGGGCAACCGGCAGGGCATGGAGGCCTTCCGGTTCTGGCGGGTCGGATCCATCGCGGGCAGGGACTTCGCCGTCGCCGGGCAGGTGCTGCCCTTCCTGCTGCTCGGCCTGCTGCTCGCGGTGCTGAACACCCCCGGCCTGAACACGCTGTCGCTTGGCGAGGAGGTGGCCACCGCACTCGGCCAGCAGGTGCGCCGCGCCCGGATCCTCGGGGTCACCGCGATCACCCTGCTTACCGGCTCCGCGGTCGCCGCCTGCGGGCCGATCGCCTTCCTCGGCCTGATCGTGCCGCATGTGGCCAGGGCGGTCACCGGCCCGGACCACCGGTGGCTGGTGCCGTTCTCCGGGCTGCTCGGCGCGATCCTGCTGCTGCTCGCGGACGTGGCCGGGCGGGTGGTCTCCGGGGACACCTTCGAGGTCGGCATCATGCTGGCGGTGCTGGGCGCCCCGGTGTTCATCGTGCTGGTGCGCGGGAAAGGTCTGGCCCGGTTGTGA
- a CDS encoding GNAT family N-acetyltransferase, with amino-acid sequence MINEPGEGPLDIEGERVRLREFAGTDAEALYGIIGDPRVAALLSFDAHTRAEVRELLDGIVERAGRRPRPDYTLAITSRADGQLVGFALLIPTGTSAAKLGYAVAYQHRGKGYTTDAIRALLNLGFGSLGLHRISASLGPDNTSSIALLERFGFVREGVLREHVYTGGAWRDSVLMALLEHEWNAT; translated from the coding sequence GTGATCAACGAGCCGGGGGAAGGGCCACTGGACATCGAGGGCGAGCGGGTGCGGCTGCGTGAGTTCGCGGGCACCGACGCCGAGGCGCTGTACGGGATCATCGGCGACCCGCGGGTCGCCGCGCTGCTGTCCTTCGACGCGCACACCCGCGCGGAGGTGCGGGAACTGCTGGACGGGATCGTCGAGCGGGCGGGCAGGCGGCCGCGGCCGGACTACACCCTGGCCATCACCTCCCGCGCGGACGGCCAGCTGGTCGGGTTCGCGTTGCTCATCCCCACCGGGACCAGCGCGGCCAAGCTGGGGTACGCGGTGGCCTACCAGCACCGGGGCAAGGGCTACACCACCGATGCCATCCGCGCGCTGCTGAACCTTGGCTTCGGGTCGCTGGGCCTGCACCGGATCAGCGCCTCCCTCGGCCCGGACAACACCAGCAGCATCGCCCTGCTGGAGCGCTTCGGCTTCGTCCGCGAGGGCGTGCTGCGCGAGCATGTGTACACCGGCGGGGCCTGGCGCGACTCGGTGCTGATGGCGCTGCTCGAGCACGAGTGGAACGCCACCTGA